The following proteins are encoded in a genomic region of Populus nigra chromosome 16, ddPopNigr1.1, whole genome shotgun sequence:
- the LOC133675052 gene encoding short-chain dehydrogenase TIC 32 B, chloroplastic-like isoform X1, which yields MKETWRYLAGIAGPSGYGSNSTAEQVIQDSACLVPPHLTAIITGATSGIGVETARALAKKGMRIVIPARDLTKAAGVKEVIQKESPNAEIIIFETDMSSFVSVKRFCSGFLALGLPLNILINNAGVYSQKLEFSEDKIEMTFATNYLGHYLMTELLLEKMIETAEQTGIQGRIINLSSVIHSWVKRDAFCLQKMLSPKSYDGTRAYSQSKLANILHVKEIARQLRARNARVTINAVHPGIVKTGILRASYKGFLTDSLYFIASKLLKSTSQGASTTCYVALSQQIEGVSGKYFADCNESKCSTLANDESEAQKLWMQTHALMQRYLYLPAA from the exons ATGAAGGAAACATGGAGATATCTAGCAGGCATTGCAGGCCCAAGTGGTTATGGCTCAAATTCAACTGCTGAGCAAGTTATTCAAGATTCTGCTTGCTTAGTCCCTCCCCATTTAACTGCCATCATCACTG ggGCTACATCAGGTATTGGAGTGGAAACAGCAAGAGCACTAGCTAAAAAGGGTATGAGAATAGTGATTCCTGCAAGGGACTTGACAAAGGCAGCTGGAGTAAAGGAAGTGATACAAAAAGAGAGTCCAAATGCAGAGATAATAATATTTGAGACTGATATGAGCTCGTTTGTTTCTGTGAAGAGATTTTGTTCTGGTTTTCTTGCTCTTGGACTGCCCCTTAACATCCTCAt AAATAATGCTGGCGTATACTCTCAGAAATTGGAGTTCTCTGAAGACAAAATCGAAATGACATTTGCTACGAATTACTTGG GGCATTATTTGATGACAGAGCTGCTGTTAGAGAAAATGATAGAAACAGCAGAGCAGACAGGCATCCAAGGAAGAATAATAAATCTCTCGTCTGTAATTCACAGCTGGGTGAAGAGGGATGCTTTTTGCCTCCAGAAAATGCTAAGCCCGAAGAG CTATGATGGGACACGTGCATATTCTCAATCCAAATTGGCTAATATATTGCACGTCAAGGAAATAGCCAGACAGCTCAGG GCAAGGAATGCAAGAGTAACTATCAATGCGGTACATCCAGGCATTGTGAAGACTGGAATATTGAGAGCTAGTTATAAGGGCTTCCTCACAG ATTCCCTTTACTTCATTGCGTCCAAGTTACTAAAATCAACATCTCAG GGTGCATCAACCACATGTTATGTTGCTTTGAGTCAGCAAATAGAAGGTGTGAGTGGCAAATACTTTGCAGACTGTAATGAAAGTAAATGTTCAACTCTGGCAAATGATGAATCTGAAGCACAGAAACTGTGGATGCAAACCCATGCACTGATGCAGAGATATCTGTATCTACCAGCAGCATAG
- the LOC133675052 gene encoding short-chain dehydrogenase TIC 32 B, chloroplastic-like isoform X2 — MHLLFILNLHKFNYIYILSQTINDVTFPGQKNKIYTEWATSGIGVETARALAKKGMRIVIPARDLTKAAGVKEVIQKESPNAEIIIFETDMSSFVSVKRFCSGFLALGLPLNILINNAGVYSQKLEFSEDKIEMTFATNYLGHYLMTELLLEKMIETAEQTGIQGRIINLSSVIHSWVKRDAFCLQKMLSPKSYDGTRAYSQSKLANILHVKEIARQLRARNARVTINAVHPGIVKTGILRASYKGFLTDSLYFIASKLLKSTSQGASTTCYVALSQQIEGVSGKYFADCNESKCSTLANDESEAQKLWMQTHALMQRYLYLPAA; from the exons AtgcatttattatttattctcaacttgcacaagtttaattatatatacattCTCAGCCAGACAATTAATGATGTTACGTTTCCTGgtcagaaaaacaaaatatatacagAAT ggGCTACATCAGGTATTGGAGTGGAAACAGCAAGAGCACTAGCTAAAAAGGGTATGAGAATAGTGATTCCTGCAAGGGACTTGACAAAGGCAGCTGGAGTAAAGGAAGTGATACAAAAAGAGAGTCCAAATGCAGAGATAATAATATTTGAGACTGATATGAGCTCGTTTGTTTCTGTGAAGAGATTTTGTTCTGGTTTTCTTGCTCTTGGACTGCCCCTTAACATCCTCAt AAATAATGCTGGCGTATACTCTCAGAAATTGGAGTTCTCTGAAGACAAAATCGAAATGACATTTGCTACGAATTACTTGG GGCATTATTTGATGACAGAGCTGCTGTTAGAGAAAATGATAGAAACAGCAGAGCAGACAGGCATCCAAGGAAGAATAATAAATCTCTCGTCTGTAATTCACAGCTGGGTGAAGAGGGATGCTTTTTGCCTCCAGAAAATGCTAAGCCCGAAGAG CTATGATGGGACACGTGCATATTCTCAATCCAAATTGGCTAATATATTGCACGTCAAGGAAATAGCCAGACAGCTCAGG GCAAGGAATGCAAGAGTAACTATCAATGCGGTACATCCAGGCATTGTGAAGACTGGAATATTGAGAGCTAGTTATAAGGGCTTCCTCACAG ATTCCCTTTACTTCATTGCGTCCAAGTTACTAAAATCAACATCTCAG GGTGCATCAACCACATGTTATGTTGCTTTGAGTCAGCAAATAGAAGGTGTGAGTGGCAAATACTTTGCAGACTGTAATGAAAGTAAATGTTCAACTCTGGCAAATGATGAATCTGAAGCACAGAAACTGTGGATGCAAACCCATGCACTGATGCAGAGATATCTGTATCTACCAGCAGCATAG
- the LOC133675053 gene encoding kinetochore protein SPC25 homolog, with amino-acid sequence MEWKATETVRAKMESLRLICDRDAQIQLQKMDSFTASFSHSMDSVKARAEETVQNQGKLGSLKSSLKEADGEFVKVLAVKTQKEAKQLVTRDSISATRARIQKLQKSVQVQRARRDEHAAIMSQQSLALATSKETEHQDIDHKREIQEAMLWYNMVLGFKIEGGRGVKFTFNNINLKIPYKEYSFTIRYENDMYTLLACDPQLNDTKQLIHELNKTNGLFKFVRKLREKFQEAAPLGFLPQSTTLHQETTISVSAPVFSDVSESPSMTSQTSDELKRNSKRSRHGRGGRQAIMSPVSVRRSPRFKGKK; translated from the exons ATGGAATGGAAAGCGACGGAAACTGTACGAGCAAAAATGGAGTCCCTGCGGTTGATTTGCGACAGAGATGCCCAAATCCAACTGCAGAAAATGGACTCCTTCACGGCGTCGTTTTCCCACTCTATGGATTCAGTCAAGGCCAGAGCAGAAGAAACTGTGCAGAATCAAG GGAAATTAGGGAGTTTGAAATCTAGCTTGAAAGAAGCTGATGGTGAATTTGTTAAAGTTCTGgcag TTAAGACTCAGAAAGAGGCCAAGCAGCTGGTAACAAGGGACTCAATATCTGCTACAAGAGCTAGAATACAAAAACTTCAAAAGAGTGTTCAAGTTCAAAGGGCCAGGAGGGATGAGCATGCAGCAATCATGTCCCAGCAATCTCTAG CTTTGGCAACATCCAAAGAAACAGAACACCAAGACATCGACCATAAAAGGGAAATTCAAGAGGCAATGTTATGGTACAATATGGTTCTTGGCTTCAAAATTGAAGGTGGCAGGG GGGTAAAATTCACATTCAACAACATCAATTTGAAAATTCCATACAAGGAGTACTCTTTCACCATTCGCTATGAAAATGATATGTACACAT TGTTGGCTTGTGATCCACAATTGAATGACACCAAACAGTTGATCCATGAGTTGAATAAAACCAATGGCTTGTTCAAATTTGTCAGAAAATTGAGAGAGAAGTTTCAAGAAGCTGCACCACTTG GATTCTTGCCTCAGTCCACAACTCTTCATCAAGAGACAACAATATCTGTGTCTGCTCCAGTTTTTAGTGATGTAAGTGAATCTCCATCAATGACAAGCCAAACTTCAGATGAACTCAAAAGAAATTCCAAGAGAAGTAGGCATGGAAGAGGAGGGAGACAGGCAATCATGTCTCCTGTATCTGTTCGCCGGTCCCCACGCTTTAAG GGTAAGAAATGA
- the LOC133675052 gene encoding short-chain dehydrogenase TIC 32 B, chloroplastic-like isoform X3, translated as MNHFLVLYTFIVFHLLFFIKLIFLRSYSKGATSGIGVETARALAKKGMRIVIPARDLTKAAGVKEVIQKESPNAEIIIFETDMSSFVSVKRFCSGFLALGLPLNILINNAGVYSQKLEFSEDKIEMTFATNYLGHYLMTELLLEKMIETAEQTGIQGRIINLSSVIHSWVKRDAFCLQKMLSPKSYDGTRAYSQSKLANILHVKEIARQLRARNARVTINAVHPGIVKTGILRASYKGFLTDSLYFIASKLLKSTSQGASTTCYVALSQQIEGVSGKYFADCNESKCSTLANDESEAQKLWMQTHALMQRYLYLPAA; from the exons ATGAATCATTTCCTTGTTTTATATACTTTCATCGTTTTTCacctgcttttttttattaaactgatTTTCCTTCGATCTTATTCAAAAG ggGCTACATCAGGTATTGGAGTGGAAACAGCAAGAGCACTAGCTAAAAAGGGTATGAGAATAGTGATTCCTGCAAGGGACTTGACAAAGGCAGCTGGAGTAAAGGAAGTGATACAAAAAGAGAGTCCAAATGCAGAGATAATAATATTTGAGACTGATATGAGCTCGTTTGTTTCTGTGAAGAGATTTTGTTCTGGTTTTCTTGCTCTTGGACTGCCCCTTAACATCCTCAt AAATAATGCTGGCGTATACTCTCAGAAATTGGAGTTCTCTGAAGACAAAATCGAAATGACATTTGCTACGAATTACTTGG GGCATTATTTGATGACAGAGCTGCTGTTAGAGAAAATGATAGAAACAGCAGAGCAGACAGGCATCCAAGGAAGAATAATAAATCTCTCGTCTGTAATTCACAGCTGGGTGAAGAGGGATGCTTTTTGCCTCCAGAAAATGCTAAGCCCGAAGAG CTATGATGGGACACGTGCATATTCTCAATCCAAATTGGCTAATATATTGCACGTCAAGGAAATAGCCAGACAGCTCAGG GCAAGGAATGCAAGAGTAACTATCAATGCGGTACATCCAGGCATTGTGAAGACTGGAATATTGAGAGCTAGTTATAAGGGCTTCCTCACAG ATTCCCTTTACTTCATTGCGTCCAAGTTACTAAAATCAACATCTCAG GGTGCATCAACCACATGTTATGTTGCTTTGAGTCAGCAAATAGAAGGTGTGAGTGGCAAATACTTTGCAGACTGTAATGAAAGTAAATGTTCAACTCTGGCAAATGATGAATCTGAAGCACAGAAACTGTGGATGCAAACCCATGCACTGATGCAGAGATATCTGTATCTACCAGCAGCATAG